One Rhodoluna sp. KAS3 DNA window includes the following coding sequences:
- a CDS encoding lycopene cyclase domain-containing protein — protein MNYLTLNLIFVSAVLLASIPVFKKLPWRAIGLATAVLLVATAIFDNLIVGSGIVAYDESMISGIKLGYAPIEDFAYSLVAPLLISIAIEITRGLRWRP, from the coding sequence ATGAACTATCTGACACTCAACCTGATTTTTGTCAGTGCGGTTTTGCTGGCCAGCATCCCGGTGTTCAAAAAATTACCTTGGCGCGCAATTGGTTTAGCAACAGCTGTATTGCTGGTTGCCACCGCCATTTTTGACAACCTGATTGTTGGCAGCGGGATAGTGGCTTACGACGAGTCGATGATTAGTGGAATCAAACTTGGCTACGCCCCTATCGAGGATTTTGCCTATTCGCTGGTGGCTCCCCTATTGATTTCGATTGCCATTGAAATTACGCGGGGCCTTCGTTGGAGGCCATAA
- a CDS encoding cytosine permease, which translates to MSQTSTGSAKATSIETNDVAPIPAAERHGKAWHLFTVWSSPNLEFATIFIGALAVFAGLNVWQAILALALGNGLAAITHGWFSSWGPRHGVPQMVISRSAFGLRGNILPAGTSTLVAGIGWFAVNTTSGAFALTTLTNFPVAASVTIIILVQVIAAFIGHNFIQKFERYAFFYLAVVFAIVAAVIVSQGHYDVSPTEDFKWGAFSVGVALAYGYTQGWTPFAADFTRYLPANTSPKAVGLAAGLGNFTATTMLMSVGAIAWSGVVGEGLPTTAFTAVLPPALAVLTLIGIAVGSVSANVLNIYSGTMSFIAAGVKLGFKTRRAIMVVLAGVLGGGISYFAVEDNFRFIFELFLLTVGYWLAPWVAILVVDRILRKGQNIDELIKEETKHSNIAGPIAFVVATVTAVSLFAKAEMPTVQFYGIFTGPGAENGDWTALIGFVLAAVLYFVIYKATNKK; encoded by the coding sequence ATGTCTCAAACATCTACAGGCTCTGCAAAGGCAACCTCAATCGAAACCAACGACGTAGCCCCAATTCCGGCGGCTGAGCGTCACGGCAAGGCGTGGCATCTGTTCACTGTCTGGTCGTCTCCGAACCTTGAGTTCGCAACAATCTTTATCGGTGCACTTGCTGTTTTTGCAGGTCTAAACGTGTGGCAGGCCATTTTGGCTCTGGCTCTGGGTAACGGTTTAGCCGCAATCACCCACGGTTGGTTCAGCAGCTGGGGACCACGCCACGGTGTGCCACAGATGGTCATTAGCCGTTCGGCATTTGGTTTGCGCGGCAACATTTTGCCTGCCGGAACCTCGACTCTGGTTGCCGGAATCGGCTGGTTTGCCGTAAACACCACTTCTGGTGCTTTTGCATTGACCACCCTGACCAATTTCCCGGTCGCAGCCTCGGTCACCATCATCATTTTGGTTCAGGTAATTGCAGCTTTCATCGGCCACAACTTCATTCAGAAGTTTGAGCGCTACGCGTTCTTCTACCTAGCCGTAGTGTTTGCCATCGTTGCAGCCGTGATCGTTTCACAGGGCCACTATGACGTGAGCCCAACCGAAGACTTCAAGTGGGGCGCATTCAGCGTTGGTGTTGCACTTGCCTACGGTTACACCCAGGGCTGGACCCCATTTGCCGCAGACTTCACCCGCTACCTTCCGGCCAACACCTCACCTAAGGCAGTTGGACTAGCAGCAGGTCTCGGTAACTTCACCGCAACCACCATGCTGATGTCAGTTGGTGCCATCGCTTGGAGCGGCGTTGTCGGCGAAGGTCTACCAACCACCGCTTTCACCGCGGTCCTTCCGCCAGCACTTGCAGTACTGACTCTGATCGGTATCGCAGTCGGTTCGGTATCGGCAAACGTTCTAAACATCTACTCAGGAACCATGTCGTTCATCGCAGCAGGTGTGAAGCTTGGCTTCAAGACCCGCCGCGCAATCATGGTGGTTCTAGCCGGTGTCCTCGGCGGCGGTATCTCGTACTTTGCCGTTGAAGACAACTTCCGCTTCATTTTCGAGTTGTTCCTACTTACCGTGGGCTACTGGTTGGCCCCATGGGTTGCGATTCTTGTTGTTGACCGCATTCTGCGCAAGGGTCAGAACATCGATGAATTGATCAAAGAAGAAACCAAGCACTCAAACATCGCCGGACCGATTGCCTTTGTTGTGGCAACTGTGACCGCGGTTTCACTATTCGCAAAGGCTGAGATGCCAACCGTGCAGTTCTATGGAATCTTTACCGGCCCAGGTGCCGAAAACGGTGACTGGACCGCGCTGATTGGTTTTGTGCTGGCAGCGGTGCTTTACTTCGTAATCTATAAGGCAACGAACAAGAAATAA
- a CDS encoding lycopene cyclase domain-containing protein has protein sequence MEGPSLSLVYLGLLLFSIGGLAALDFKYQLAIAKTRRYLCMILVPVTFFLIWDLAGISLGIFFRGNAPYLTGILLSEELPLEEVFFLILLSYSALLLLKAFGRRTGK, from the coding sequence ATGGAAGGGCCTTCGTTGAGTTTGGTCTATCTAGGCCTGCTGCTTTTTTCTATCGGAGGCCTTGCGGCTCTGGATTTCAAGTATCAACTCGCGATTGCCAAAACTAGGCGGTACCTTTGCATGATTTTGGTGCCGGTGACGTTTTTCTTGATCTGGGACTTAGCCGGCATCAGCCTGGGTATTTTCTTTAGAGGCAACGCCCCCTACCTAACCGGCATCCTGCTGTCTGAAGAGCTCCCCCTCGAAGAGGTATTTTTTCTGATTTTGCTGAGCTACAGTGCCCTTTTGCTACTTAAGGCTTTCGGCCGAAGGACCGGCAAATGA
- the crtI gene encoding phytoene desaturase family protein: MTQKTAVVVGGGIAGLATAALLAKAGMKVTLLEAREKVGGRAYIWEKDGFKFDMGPSWYLMPDAFDQFFKLMGTSASQELNLVRLDPAYQTRNEGFGDKLIIRENLADNKVLFDAIEPGSGERLQAYIDSAEDAYKLSIKHFLYTNFQNAKSFVHPEVLARAGRFIKHLIMPLDKFAGQHVTDARLRKILNFPAVFLGASPYDTPSMYHLMTHVDMNVGVFYPMGGFYTVIEAIERLAKQHGVEIHTNSKVTKIQTIDGHVAGVSVGEVFYSADVVVGNADLHHIETQLLDSKDQTLPAKWWEDKVPGPSAMLLFLGVKGKLPQLDHHTLLYSDDWAKNFKEVFRTPAEKRKQKAKSVIPNPASLYICAPSITDPAVAPEGYENLFVLVPIAADPELGNGGINGAGDAKFEAEADRIIQQISEWCEIPDLAERIVVRRTMGPKDFVDDLNAWSGTALGMAHTLFQSAFFRPKNKSKKVEGLYYAGHHSLPGIGLPMCLIGAELVYKRLVDDRSAGPIKHEIKPVAENGWKGLR, translated from the coding sequence ATGACCCAAAAAACTGCAGTAGTTGTAGGTGGCGGAATTGCGGGATTGGCAACTGCCGCTCTGCTTGCCAAGGCTGGCATGAAGGTCACCCTTCTCGAGGCGCGTGAGAAGGTTGGCGGCCGCGCCTACATTTGGGAGAAAGACGGCTTCAAATTCGACATGGGTCCTTCTTGGTACCTAATGCCAGACGCTTTTGACCAATTCTTCAAACTGATGGGAACCAGCGCCAGCCAAGAACTCAACCTGGTGCGCCTTGACCCGGCCTACCAAACTCGAAACGAGGGATTTGGCGACAAGCTGATCATTCGTGAAAACCTAGCTGACAACAAAGTGTTGTTCGACGCCATTGAACCAGGCTCCGGCGAGCGCCTGCAGGCTTACATCGACTCAGCCGAAGATGCCTACAAACTCTCGATCAAGCACTTTTTGTACACCAACTTTCAGAACGCAAAATCTTTTGTTCACCCAGAGGTTCTTGCGCGTGCGGGCCGCTTTATCAAGCACCTGATCATGCCACTGGATAAATTTGCCGGCCAGCACGTTACCGACGCCAGACTGCGCAAGATTTTGAACTTTCCGGCAGTTTTCTTGGGGGCATCTCCTTACGACACCCCAAGCATGTACCACCTGATGACTCACGTAGACATGAATGTCGGAGTCTTCTATCCAATGGGTGGTTTTTACACAGTCATTGAGGCCATTGAGCGCCTAGCCAAGCAGCACGGGGTTGAGATTCACACCAACTCCAAGGTCACCAAGATTCAGACCATCGACGGCCACGTTGCCGGTGTAAGTGTCGGTGAGGTTTTTTACAGCGCCGATGTGGTCGTGGGCAACGCTGACCTTCACCACATTGAGACCCAGCTGCTTGATTCAAAAGACCAGACCCTGCCAGCAAAATGGTGGGAAGACAAGGTTCCGGGCCCATCAGCCATGCTCTTGTTCTTGGGCGTTAAGGGCAAGCTGCCGCAACTTGATCACCACACCCTGCTCTACTCGGATGACTGGGCAAAGAACTTCAAAGAGGTCTTCCGCACTCCAGCCGAAAAGCGCAAGCAAAAAGCCAAGAGTGTCATTCCTAACCCGGCATCGCTCTACATTTGCGCGCCTAGCATTACCGACCCAGCGGTTGCTCCAGAGGGCTACGAGAATCTATTTGTGCTGGTTCCAATCGCTGCCGACCCTGAGCTTGGCAACGGTGGAATTAACGGCGCTGGAGATGCCAAGTTTGAGGCCGAGGCCGATCGCATCATCCAGCAGATTTCGGAGTGGTGTGAGATTCCAGATCTGGCCGAGCGAATTGTGGTTCGCCGCACCATGGGACCAAAAGACTTTGTTGATGACCTGAATGCCTGGTCGGGAACCGCACTTGGTATGGCCCACACCCTGTTCCAGAGTGCCTTCTTTAGACCAAAGAACAAGAGCAAAAAGGTTGAGGGCCTCTACTACGCCGGACACCACAGCCTGCCGGGTATCGGCCTTCCGATGTGTCTAATCGGTGCTGAGTTGGTTTATAAGCGACTAGTCGATGACCGATCAGCTGGACCTATCAAGCACGAAATCAAGCCGGTTGCCGAGAACGGATGGAAGGGCCTTCGTTGA
- a CDS encoding phytoene/squalene synthase family protein, whose product MDLIARKQKPSSLQQYTRAAELAAAEVIGAYSTSFGWATKLVGKQIRVHIRNIYALVRVADEIVDGAADEALQGTQLGYTKKALDQLEAETYLAIESGFSTNLVVHAFAHTARLAGIKREIIEPFFTSMRMDIDNHAYDQAGFDKYVYGSAEVVGLMCLEVYLMELELTAHQKAEFVRGARALGAAFQKVNFLRDLAADFQKLGRSYFPGVNVASFNEEEKHRLVVDIQEDLKVSSSVLKKLPKSSRKAVAAAQMFFDELNRKIMATPAETLISERIRVSNGKKLVILIKAWIGVVP is encoded by the coding sequence GTGGATTTGATTGCCAGAAAACAAAAGCCCAGCAGCCTGCAGCAGTACACTCGCGCGGCTGAACTTGCGGCCGCTGAAGTAATCGGTGCCTACTCAACCTCTTTTGGTTGGGCGACCAAGCTCGTGGGCAAGCAAATCCGGGTGCACATTCGCAATATTTACGCACTGGTGCGGGTAGCCGATGAGATTGTTGATGGCGCTGCCGACGAAGCACTGCAGGGCACCCAGCTGGGCTACACGAAAAAGGCCCTTGACCAACTTGAAGCTGAAACATACCTCGCCATTGAGTCAGGATTCAGCACCAACTTGGTGGTGCACGCCTTTGCCCACACCGCCCGCCTAGCCGGCATCAAGCGCGAGATTATTGAGCCGTTTTTCACTTCAATGCGCATGGACATCGATAACCACGCGTATGACCAGGCCGGTTTTGATAAGTATGTTTACGGTTCGGCCGAAGTAGTTGGTCTGATGTGCCTCGAGGTTTACCTCATGGAGCTCGAGTTGACCGCTCACCAGAAAGCCGAATTTGTTCGAGGCGCACGCGCCCTTGGTGCAGCGTTCCAAAAGGTTAACTTTCTGCGAGACCTGGCAGCTGACTTTCAAAAACTAGGTCGGTCCTACTTTCCGGGTGTGAATGTTGCCTCGTTCAACGAGGAAGAAAAACACCGATTGGTGGTTGACATCCAAGAAGATCTCAAAGTGAGTTCATCGGTGCTAAAAAAACTGCCTAAGTCTTCACGAAAAGCTGTGGCGGCCGCGCAGATGTTTTTTGATGAACTGAACCGAAAGATCATGGCAACACCAGCCGAAACTCTGATTAGCGAACGAATACGAGTTTCAAACGGTAAAAAACTTGTAATTCTCATCAAAGCTTGGATCGGAGTTGTACCTTAA
- the ilvN gene encoding acetolactate synthase small subunit yields the protein MSTHVLSLLVEDKPGILTRVAALFARRGFNIESLAVGVSEIEGLSRITVVVGVEGAPLEQVTKQLNKLINVIKVVELDADQAVQRDHMLIKVKTDAVTRSQVLEAVTLFRARVIDVVSDALIIEVTGDTAKCAAFIKVLEPFGIKELVQSGVLAMGRGSKSITEKVLK from the coding sequence ATGTCTACACACGTACTTTCTTTGCTTGTAGAAGACAAGCCTGGAATCTTGACCCGCGTGGCAGCGCTTTTTGCTCGCCGCGGTTTCAACATCGAGTCTCTGGCGGTTGGCGTAAGCGAAATCGAGGGTCTCTCACGAATCACCGTGGTGGTTGGTGTTGAGGGTGCTCCGCTCGAGCAGGTGACCAAGCAGTTGAACAAATTGATCAACGTAATCAAGGTTGTTGAGCTGGATGCCGATCAGGCGGTGCAGCGTGATCACATGCTGATCAAGGTAAAGACCGATGCGGTAACTCGCTCTCAGGTGCTTGAGGCAGTAACCTTGTTCCGTGCGCGCGTTATTGACGTAGTCAGCGATGCACTGATTATCGAGGTCACCGGCGACACTGCAAAGTGCGCAGCCTTCATCAAAGTTCTCGAACCATTCGGCATCAAAGAATTGGTGCAGTCTGGCGTATTGGCAATGGGTCGCGGCTCAAAGTCAATCACCGAGAAGGTGCTCAAGTAA
- a CDS encoding nucleoside deaminase, which yields MEFKVGQIFATDEEKLQVAIAEAHLGLAEGGIPIGAALFDQDGRLLGSGRNRRVQDGDASMHGETSAFRNAGRQRSYKNVTLATSLSPCWYCSGLIRQFGIGRVIVGDDKNFMGGQDWVAEHGAEVHVLNDPGLIEIMREFIEANDALWNEDIGED from the coding sequence ATGGAATTTAAAGTTGGACAAATCTTCGCCACTGACGAAGAGAAACTTCAAGTTGCTATTGCCGAGGCCCACCTCGGTCTTGCCGAGGGCGGAATCCCTATCGGTGCTGCCCTGTTTGACCAGGATGGCCGACTGCTAGGCAGCGGGCGCAACCGCCGAGTTCAAGACGGCGATGCCTCGATGCACGGAGAAACCAGTGCATTTAGAAACGCTGGCCGCCAGCGCAGCTACAAAAACGTGACCCTTGCTACCAGCCTTTCGCCATGCTGGTACTGCTCTGGCTTGATTCGCCAATTCGGCATCGGCCGAGTAATTGTGGGCGACGATAAAAACTTTATGGGTGGCCAAGATTGGGTCGCCGAGCACGGTGCCGAGGTACATGTTCTCAACGACCCGGGCCTAATCGAAATCATGCGCGAATTCATCGAAGCTAATGATGCGCTGTGGAACGAAGACATCGGCGAGGACTAA
- a CDS encoding SprT-like domain-containing protein encodes MTYQDALLAPLVADESLLIDFLTRHFDQKTGEVIKTAVSVDNLPVIARLENVGFQAGRQFSQGKIRMVRMSCDRYDFVRLMAETKMAEFLDLTIWSFAFDSAKRRAGLCNYTDKRISVSRYLVDIHTLDETMQVVLHEIAHAICGKSAGHGKLWLRTAKQIGYRAEKFTGREIAEETAAWIGTCPQGHTHYRYRRPARELSCGVCGRGFSKRHLIQWQPR; translated from the coding sequence ATGACATATCAGGATGCATTGCTGGCGCCACTGGTTGCCGATGAGAGCCTGCTAATTGACTTTTTGACCAGGCACTTTGACCAAAAAACTGGCGAAGTAATCAAAACTGCGGTGTCGGTAGATAACTTGCCGGTTATCGCGCGACTCGAAAATGTTGGTTTTCAAGCCGGTCGCCAATTCAGCCAGGGCAAGATTCGCATGGTGCGCATGTCTTGTGACCGATACGACTTTGTTCGACTCATGGCTGAGACCAAAATGGCCGAGTTTCTAGATCTCACAATTTGGAGTTTTGCTTTTGACAGCGCAAAACGCAGGGCGGGTCTCTGCAATTACACCGATAAACGCATTTCGGTTTCGCGCTATTTGGTTGACATCCACACCCTTGACGAGACGATGCAGGTGGTGCTGCACGAGATAGCCCACGCAATCTGCGGAAAATCAGCCGGTCACGGCAAGCTTTGGCTGCGTACCGCAAAGCAGATTGGCTATCGTGCCGAAAAGTTCACCGGCCGTGAGATTGCCGAAGAAACTGCTGCCTGGATAGGAACCTGCCCGCAGGGTCATACCCACTATCGGTATCGGCGCCCCGCCCGAGAGTTAAGCTGCGGGGTGTGCGGCCGAGGTTTTTCTAAACGGCACCTGATTCAATGGCAACCACGATAA
- the ilvC gene encoding ketol-acid reductoisomerase, whose amino-acid sequence MAEIFYDKDADLSIIQGRKVAVLGYGSQGHAHSLNLKDSGVDVVVGLPATSKSKAKAEEAGLKVLTPGEASAWADVIVVLAPDPRQRDLYNEDIAPNLTAGKALVFGHGFAIRYGYITAPEGVDVFLVAPKGPGHLVRREYEGGRGVPNLIAVHQNATGSAFELGLSYSKAIGGTRAGTIKTTFAEETETDLFGEQAVLCGGASQLIQYGFETLTEAGYQPEVAYFEVLHELKLIVDLMYEGGIAKQRWSVSDTAEYGDYISGPRVIGPEVKERMRDVLTDIQDGTFAKRFVADQDAGAPEFLALRAKGEAHPIEAVGRTLRKLFSWIKNSDDYQEGNAAR is encoded by the coding sequence GTGGCTGAAATCTTTTATGACAAGGATGCAGACCTTTCGATCATTCAGGGTCGCAAAGTTGCAGTACTTGGCTATGGTTCACAGGGACACGCACACTCACTAAACCTGAAGGACTCAGGCGTGGATGTTGTTGTTGGTCTTCCTGCAACCTCAAAGTCAAAGGCAAAGGCTGAAGAAGCTGGCCTTAAGGTTCTAACCCCAGGCGAGGCTTCAGCATGGGCAGACGTAATCGTTGTTCTTGCACCAGACCCACGTCAGCGCGACCTATACAACGAGGACATTGCTCCAAACCTAACCGCAGGTAAGGCACTTGTTTTCGGTCACGGTTTCGCAATCCGTTACGGCTACATCACCGCTCCAGAGGGTGTTGACGTATTCCTAGTTGCTCCAAAGGGCCCAGGCCACTTGGTTCGCCGCGAGTACGAGGGTGGCCGTGGTGTGCCAAACCTAATCGCAGTTCACCAGAACGCAACCGGCTCAGCATTCGAGCTAGGTCTTTCATACTCAAAGGCAATCGGTGGAACCCGTGCGGGCACCATCAAGACCACCTTTGCTGAAGAGACCGAGACTGACCTATTCGGTGAGCAGGCTGTTCTTTGTGGTGGCGCTTCACAGCTAATCCAGTACGGTTTCGAGACTCTAACCGAAGCTGGTTACCAGCCAGAGGTTGCTTACTTCGAGGTGCTACACGAGCTGAAGCTAATCGTTGACCTAATGTACGAGGGTGGCATTGCTAAGCAGCGTTGGTCAGTTTCTGACACCGCTGAGTACGGTGACTACATCTCAGGCCCACGCGTCATTGGCCCAGAGGTCAAGGAGCGCATGCGCGATGTACTAACCGACATCCAGGACGGCACCTTCGCAAAGCGTTTCGTTGCTGACCAGGATGCAGGTGCTCCAGAGTTCCTAGCGCTACGCGCCAAGGGCGAGGCTCACCCAATCGAGGCAGTTGGCCGCACCCTGCGCAAGCTGTTCTCATGGATCAAGAACTCAGACGACTACCAGGAAGGTAACGCAGCTCGCTAA
- the ilvD gene encoding dihydroxy-acid dehydratase, whose product MSADMKPRSRDVTDGIEKTASRGMLRAVGMGDEDWVKPQIGVASSWSEVTPCNLSLDRLADATKQGVHAAGGYPLEFGTISVSDGISMGHEGMHFSLVSREVIADSVETVMQAERLDGSVLLAGCDKSLPGMLMAAARLNLSSVFLYAGSIMPGWVKLESGEEKQVTIIDAFEAVGACKAGKMSEEDLGRIERAICPGEGACGGMYTANTMASAAEALGMSLPGSAAPPAVDRRRDVWAHRSGEAVVNLLRLGITARDILTKKAFENAIAVTMAFGGSTNAVLHLLAIAREAEVDLTLDDFNRIADKVPHLGDLKPFGQFVMTDVDRVGGVPVVMKALLDAGLIHGDALTVTGKTVAENLAGINPPDPDGKIIRELQNPIHKTGGISILKGSMAPEGAVVKTAGFDLEEFTGPARVFERERAAMDALTEGKIAAGDVVVIRYEGPKGGPGMREMLAITGAIKGAGLGKDVLLLTDGRFSGGTTGLCIGHIAPEATEGGPIALVRDGDLIRVNIASRSLELLVEPEELAARKQTWQSLPPRYTRGVLAKYSKLVHSAAEGAYCG is encoded by the coding sequence ATGTCTGCAGATATGAAACCGCGTTCACGCGACGTAACCGATGGTATTGAAAAAACTGCCTCTCGAGGCATGCTCCGTGCAGTTGGCATGGGAGACGAAGACTGGGTAAAGCCTCAGATCGGTGTTGCTTCATCTTGGAGCGAAGTCACTCCCTGCAACCTTTCATTGGACCGACTGGCTGACGCCACCAAGCAGGGTGTTCACGCCGCTGGTGGTTACCCACTTGAATTCGGCACCATTTCGGTTTCAGACGGCATCTCAATGGGCCACGAGGGTATGCACTTCTCTTTGGTTTCTCGCGAGGTTATCGCTGACTCTGTTGAGACCGTTATGCAGGCTGAGCGTCTTGACGGTTCGGTGCTGCTTGCCGGTTGCGACAAGTCACTGCCGGGCATGCTTATGGCTGCAGCCCGCCTAAACCTTTCATCGGTGTTCTTGTACGCCGGTTCGATCATGCCTGGTTGGGTAAAGCTCGAGTCTGGCGAAGAAAAGCAAGTCACCATCATCGATGCTTTTGAAGCCGTCGGTGCCTGCAAGGCCGGCAAGATGTCTGAAGAAGACCTTGGCCGCATTGAGCGCGCCATCTGCCCGGGCGAAGGCGCCTGTGGCGGTATGTACACCGCAAACACCATGGCTTCAGCTGCCGAGGCGCTGGGCATGAGCCTTCCTGGTTCAGCAGCCCCACCGGCTGTAGACCGCCGCCGTGATGTCTGGGCACACCGCTCAGGTGAGGCAGTAGTCAACCTTCTGCGCCTCGGTATCACCGCTCGCGACATCCTGACCAAGAAGGCGTTTGAGAACGCAATTGCCGTAACCATGGCATTCGGTGGTTCAACCAACGCAGTTCTTCACCTATTGGCAATTGCGCGCGAAGCAGAGGTTGACCTAACCCTCGATGACTTCAACCGCATCGCAGACAAGGTTCCGCACCTTGGCGACCTAAAGCCATTCGGTCAGTTTGTTATGACCGACGTTGACCGTGTTGGTGGCGTGCCGGTAGTAATGAAGGCCCTGCTTGACGCTGGTCTAATTCACGGCGATGCCCTAACCGTTACCGGTAAGACCGTTGCCGAGAACCTTGCTGGCATCAACCCGCCTGACCCAGACGGCAAGATCATCCGCGAACTACAGAACCCAATCCACAAGACTGGTGGCATCTCGATCCTCAAGGGTTCGATGGCTCCAGAGGGTGCTGTTGTTAAGACCGCTGGTTTTGACCTAGAAGAGTTCACCGGCCCTGCTCGTGTGTTTGAGCGAGAGCGCGCCGCCATGGATGCCCTAACCGAAGGAAAGATTGCTGCCGGCGACGTAGTGGTTATTCGCTACGAAGGCCCTAAGGGTGGTCCGGGTATGCGTGAAATGCTTGCCATCACCGGCGCAATTAAGGGTGCGGGATTGGGCAAGGATGTTCTACTATTGACTGACGGACGATTCTCAGGCGGCACAACCGGCCTTTGCATCGGACACATTGCACCAGAGGCCACCGAAGGTGGACCAATTGCTCTGGTTCGCGATGGCGACTTGATTCGAGTCAACATCGCTTCTCGATCGCTCGAACTACTCGTTGAGCCTGAAGAGTTGGCTGCCCGCAAGCAAACATGGCAGTCTCTTCCACCGCGCTATACCCGAGGCGTTCTCGCGAAATACTCAAAGCTCGTGCACTCTGCAGCAGAGGGCGCTTACTGCGGCTAA
- a CDS encoding prenyltransferase: protein MEAIRQLFWASRPISWINTAYPFAATYLLVAQAFDATFVLGTLFFLIPYNLLMYGINDVFDYESDLRNPRKGGIEGALLAPKWHRLTIWAAVLTCLPFVAYLLLVGNPASTGWLLLVLFTVVAYSAKGLRFKERPFIDSLTSAAHFVGPMVFAAALAGADLADPKLLALIAAFGLWGIASHAFGAVQDVRADREANIDSIATKTGARFTTRFAFVAYLLAGLLLLAVGEYASWVAIAAIPYLVVVGRYWNITDETCETANRGWKRFIWLNFFAGFVVTQFVIVVAIESGAV, encoded by the coding sequence TTGGAGGCCATAAGGCAGTTGTTCTGGGCTTCTAGGCCCATTTCATGGATCAACACCGCCTACCCCTTTGCCGCAACCTATCTGCTGGTAGCGCAGGCCTTTGATGCGACGTTTGTTTTAGGAACCCTGTTCTTTTTGATTCCCTACAACCTGCTGATGTATGGAATTAACGACGTCTTTGATTATGAAAGTGACCTGCGGAACCCTCGAAAGGGCGGTATCGAGGGTGCCCTCTTGGCACCGAAGTGGCACCGGCTGACCATTTGGGCTGCCGTTCTAACCTGCCTTCCGTTTGTGGCGTATCTGCTGTTGGTTGGCAACCCGGCATCGACAGGTTGGTTATTGCTGGTGCTATTTACCGTGGTTGCCTACAGCGCTAAAGGGCTGCGTTTCAAGGAACGTCCATTTATAGATTCGCTAACTTCTGCAGCGCATTTTGTCGGGCCAATGGTTTTTGCGGCCGCCCTGGCTGGGGCAGATTTGGCCGACCCAAAACTGTTGGCTCTGATTGCGGCTTTCGGGCTTTGGGGCATTGCTTCTCACGCCTTCGGTGCGGTGCAAGATGTTCGGGCAGATCGCGAAGCCAACATCGACTCGATTGCGACCAAAACGGGCGCCCGGTTCACCACGCGATTTGCCTTCGTTGCTTACCTCTTGGCTGGGCTGCTGCTGCTTGCGGTTGGTGAATACGCGTCCTGGGTCGCGATAGCAGCCATTCCTTACCTGGTGGTTGTGGGTCGTTACTGGAACATCACCGACGAAACTTGCGAGACGGCAAACCGAGGCTGGAAGAGGTTTATCTGGTTGAACTTTTTTGCCGGCTTTGTGGTCACTCAGTTTGTTATCGTGGTTGCCATTGAATCAGGTGCCGTTTAG